A part of Streptomyces sp. NBC_01451 genomic DNA contains:
- a CDS encoding response regulator transcription factor has product MTTDAPITLLIVDDHPVVRDGLRGMFESAPGFTVLAEASNGVEAVGLAAALDPDVVLMDLRMPGGGGVDAIAELTRRRSRARVLVLTTYDTDSDTLPAIEAGATGYLLKDAPRDELFTAVRAAAQGRTVLSPAVASRLVSAVRAPGNEPLSAREREVLALVARGTSNREIARVLFISEATVKTHLTHLYTKLGVKDRAAAVATAYERGILGPHSP; this is encoded by the coding sequence ATGACTACTGACGCGCCCATCACCCTGCTGATCGTCGACGACCATCCCGTCGTACGGGACGGTCTGCGCGGCATGTTCGAGTCGGCGCCGGGCTTCACGGTGCTGGCCGAGGCGTCGAACGGCGTGGAGGCGGTGGGACTGGCCGCCGCCCTCGACCCCGACGTCGTCCTGATGGACCTGCGGATGCCGGGCGGCGGCGGAGTCGACGCGATCGCCGAACTGACCCGCCGCCGGTCCCGGGCCCGGGTCCTCGTCCTGACGACGTACGACACGGACTCCGACACCCTCCCCGCGATCGAGGCGGGCGCGACGGGCTACCTCCTGAAGGACGCCCCGAGGGACGAACTCTTCACGGCGGTACGGGCGGCGGCCCAGGGCCGCACGGTCCTCTCCCCGGCGGTGGCCTCCCGTCTGGTCTCCGCGGTCCGCGCCCCGGGCAACGAGCCCCTCTCGGCCCGCGAACGCGAGGTTCTCGCCCTGGTCGCCAGGGGCACGTCGAACCGGGAGATCGCCCGCGTCCTCTTCATCAGCGAGGCCACGGTGAAGACCCATCTGACGCACCTGTACACCAAGTTGGGCGTGAAGGACCGCGCGGCGGCGGTGGCGACGGCCTACGAGCGAGGCATCCTCGGCCCGCACAGCCCCTGA